In one window of Micromonospora cathayae DNA:
- a CDS encoding ribonuclease HII, producing MLTPPRTVVRRDGGLYALERALQRRGFRYVAGADEAGRGACAGPLVAAAAVLPEGRRGEIDELADSKLLTAAARERVYDEVVARALAYAVVVVPADEVDARGLHVCNLAAMRRALASLTTRPEYVLTDGFGVDGLEVPGLAVWKGDRVAACVAAASVLAKVTRDRIMVALDAEFPAYGFAEHKGYITAEHTAALREHGPCPEHRFSYVNVAAISGRDGRPPRARRPARVPGHEPMERSGRSGGTVGVALGEQPRPPAPVGEDVVMEGGVR from the coding sequence TCCGGTACGTCGCCGGTGCGGACGAGGCCGGCCGGGGGGCGTGCGCGGGGCCGCTGGTGGCCGCCGCCGCGGTGCTCCCCGAGGGACGGCGCGGCGAGATCGACGAGCTGGCCGACTCCAAGCTGCTGACCGCCGCCGCCCGGGAACGGGTGTACGACGAGGTCGTGGCCCGCGCCCTGGCGTACGCGGTGGTGGTCGTCCCGGCCGACGAGGTCGACGCCCGGGGCCTGCACGTGTGCAACCTGGCCGCGATGCGGCGGGCGCTCGCCTCGTTGACCACCCGGCCGGAGTACGTGCTGACCGACGGGTTCGGCGTGGACGGCCTGGAGGTGCCGGGGCTGGCGGTGTGGAAGGGTGACCGGGTGGCGGCCTGCGTGGCGGCGGCCAGCGTGCTCGCCAAGGTCACCCGGGACCGGATCATGGTGGCGCTGGACGCCGAGTTCCCGGCGTACGGCTTCGCCGAGCACAAGGGGTACATCACCGCCGAGCACACCGCGGCGCTGCGCGAGCACGGGCCGTGCCCGGAGCACCGGTTCTCGTACGTCAACGTGGCGGCGATCTCGGGCCGGGACGGCCGTCCGCCCCGCGCCCGGCGTCCCGCGCGGGTGCCGGGTCACGAGCCGATGGAGCGTTCGGGGCGGTCAGGGGGTACCGTCGGCGTGGCGTTGGGCGAGCAGCCTCGACCGCCGGCACCGGTGGGGGAAGATGTGGTCATGGAGGGCGGAGTGCGATGA
- a CDS encoding DUF2469 domain-containing protein, translating into MSAEDLEKYETEMELQLYREYRDIVRQFSYVVETERRFYLANQVDLHVRNSDGEVYFEVEMHDAWVWDMYRPARFVKNVRVMTFKDVNVEELEKPDISLPADSGFGG; encoded by the coding sequence ATGAGCGCGGAAGATCTCGAAAAGTACGAGACCGAGATGGAGCTTCAGCTCTACCGGGAGTACCGCGACATTGTCCGTCAGTTCTCCTACGTGGTGGAGACGGAACGCCGGTTCTACCTGGCGAACCAGGTCGACCTGCACGTGCGCAACTCCGACGGCGAGGTCTACTTCGAGGTGGAGATGCACGACGCGTGGGTGTGGGACATGTACCGTCCTGCGCGCTTCGTCAAGAATGTCCGAGTGATGACGTTCAAGGACGTCAACGTCGAGGAGTTGGAGAAGCCGGACATCTCCCTCCCCGCCGACTCGGGCTTCGGCGGCTGA
- a CDS encoding sulfite oxidase, whose product MSTVEDASRPSRVAGPDEGISHEELQLAARNHGIPLEALSYDVTPAGLHYLLIHYDIPVLDAAAHTLTVDGAVATPLTVDLAALRERPRVTHRVTLECAGNGRALLRPRPVSQPWLVEAVGNAEWTGTPLAPLLREAGLDADAVDVVFTGADHGFERGVEQDYQRALPVADALRGEVLLAYEMNGAPLLPQHGAPLRLIVPGWYGMAHVKWLRRITVLTRTFDGYQNAVAYRLRQEPDDPGVPVTRIAPRALVRPPGVPDFMSRVRVLRSGPCTVDGRAWSGYGPVVSVEVTTDGGDTWAPARLDDPVGGEWAWRRWWYDWTPQPGRYVLGARATDASGRSQPVEPPWNRGGFANNLVQRVDVVVLAD is encoded by the coding sequence ATGAGCACTGTGGAGGATGCCAGCCGGCCGTCCCGGGTCGCCGGACCGGACGAGGGGATCAGTCATGAGGAACTCCAGCTCGCCGCCCGCAACCACGGCATCCCGCTGGAGGCGCTGAGCTACGACGTCACTCCGGCCGGTCTGCACTATCTGCTCATCCACTACGACATCCCGGTGCTCGACGCGGCGGCCCACACGCTGACCGTGGACGGAGCGGTGGCCACGCCGCTCACCGTCGACCTGGCCGCTCTGCGGGAACGTCCCCGGGTCACCCACCGGGTCACCCTGGAGTGTGCGGGCAACGGCCGGGCACTGTTGCGTCCCCGGCCGGTCAGTCAGCCCTGGCTGGTCGAGGCGGTCGGCAACGCCGAGTGGACCGGTACGCCGCTGGCGCCGCTGCTCCGCGAGGCCGGCCTGGACGCCGACGCCGTGGACGTGGTGTTCACCGGCGCCGACCACGGGTTCGAACGGGGGGTCGAGCAGGACTACCAGCGCGCCCTACCGGTCGCCGACGCGCTGCGCGGGGAGGTCCTGCTGGCGTACGAGATGAACGGTGCTCCCCTGCTGCCGCAGCACGGCGCGCCGCTACGGCTGATCGTGCCGGGCTGGTACGGCATGGCCCACGTGAAGTGGCTGCGCCGGATCACGGTCCTCACCCGGACCTTCGACGGCTACCAGAACGCGGTGGCGTACCGGCTGCGTCAGGAGCCCGACGACCCGGGGGTACCGGTGACCCGGATCGCGCCGCGCGCCCTGGTCCGGCCGCCCGGCGTCCCGGACTTCATGTCCCGGGTCCGGGTGCTGCGTTCCGGTCCGTGCACGGTGGACGGACGGGCCTGGTCCGGGTACGGCCCGGTGGTGTCGGTGGAGGTGACCACGGACGGGGGCGACACCTGGGCACCGGCCAGGCTGGACGATCCGGTCGGTGGTGAGTGGGCCTGGCGGCGCTGGTGGTACGACTGGACGCCGCAGCCGGGGCGGTACGTGCTGGGCGCGCGGGCCACCGACGCGTCAGGGCGCAGCCAGCCGGTCGAGCCGCCGTGGAACCGGGGCGGCTTCGCGAACAACCTGGTGCAGCGGGTGGACGTGGTGGTCCTGGCGGACTGA
- a CDS encoding class I SAM-dependent methyltransferase, producing the protein MARDWYAWHADYDHPDSALARRLAEVRRQVGAALDRAPAGPLRAVSLCAGQGRDLVPVLAEHPRRADVTARLVELDPRNAELAGEAVRAAGLTGVEVVRADAARTDVWADLVPADLVLVCGLFGNMGDADVRSVIRHCGELCATGGTVVWTRHRGAPDLVPTICGWFAEESFELLSLTDPQVRSAVGAHRLTGPCRPLSRGATMFRFVESDRSGGPPETDTETNTDAETNTATDAETETDAETGDRDRDRQREPCQDRQRHQDRRRGRSR; encoded by the coding sequence GTGGCCCGCGACTGGTACGCCTGGCATGCCGACTACGACCACCCGGACTCCGCCCTGGCCCGCCGGCTCGCCGAGGTGCGGCGGCAGGTGGGCGCGGCGCTGGACCGTGCTCCGGCCGGTCCGTTGCGGGCGGTCAGTCTCTGCGCCGGCCAGGGCCGGGACCTGGTCCCCGTACTGGCCGAACACCCTCGGCGGGCCGACGTCACGGCCCGGCTGGTGGAGCTGGATCCCCGCAACGCCGAGTTGGCCGGCGAGGCGGTCCGGGCCGCCGGACTCACCGGTGTCGAGGTGGTCCGGGCCGACGCCGCCCGGACCGACGTGTGGGCCGATCTCGTCCCCGCCGATCTCGTCCTGGTCTGTGGCCTCTTCGGGAACATGGGTGACGCCGACGTGCGGTCGGTGATCCGGCACTGCGGGGAGCTCTGCGCGACCGGCGGCACGGTCGTCTGGACCCGGCACCGGGGAGCACCGGATCTGGTCCCGACGATCTGCGGGTGGTTCGCCGAGGAGAGCTTCGAGCTGCTCTCCCTCACCGATCCGCAGGTCCGCAGCGCGGTGGGGGCGCACCGCCTCACCGGCCCCTGCCGGCCGCTGTCGCGCGGGGCCACCATGTTCCGCTTCGTCGAGTCCGACCGGTCCGGCGGCCCACCCGAGACCGATACCGAGACCAATACCGACGCCGAGACCAATACCGCGACCGACGCCGAGACCGAGACCGACGCCGAGACCGGAGACAGAGACCGAGACCGGCAGCGAGAGCCATGCCAGGACCGGCAGCGACACCAGGACCGACGACGGGGGCGTTCGCGATGA